A genomic region of Chlorobaculum parvum NCIB 8327 contains the following coding sequences:
- the era gene encoding GTPase Era — protein MQPPPFSCGHATFVGAPNAGKSTLLNRLLDHKLSIVTPKPQTTRKKITGIYHDDRSQIIILDTPGIMDPKQSLHESMLEITRRSLRDTDVIVALIPLQKGEEPFDRAFADELIEQWVRPADKPFVIALNKADLVPEETVHQVQNEIMERYHPIAVPALSALTGSNIQELIDLLRPLLPLDEPIWPDDILSTEPERFFVGEIIREKIFLQFGREIPYSTEVVIDEFKEQHENDPSKKDLIRCSIIVERNSQKQIIIGQKGAAIKKLGQAARKEIEELLDRPVFLEIFVKIRPDWRKKKNLLKSYGY, from the coding sequence GTGCAGCCACCACCATTCTCCTGCGGCCATGCAACGTTCGTCGGCGCACCGAATGCCGGAAAATCGACCCTGCTGAATCGCCTGCTGGATCACAAGCTATCGATTGTCACCCCAAAACCGCAAACTACAAGAAAAAAAATCACCGGAATCTACCACGACGACCGGAGCCAGATCATCATTCTCGACACGCCCGGCATCATGGACCCGAAGCAAAGCCTGCACGAATCGATGCTGGAAATCACCCGGCGGTCACTGCGTGACACGGATGTCATCGTGGCCCTTATCCCCTTACAGAAAGGAGAGGAGCCATTCGACAGAGCGTTTGCCGACGAGCTGATCGAGCAATGGGTGCGTCCGGCGGACAAACCCTTCGTGATCGCCTTGAACAAGGCCGATCTTGTTCCAGAAGAGACCGTCCACCAAGTGCAGAACGAAATCATGGAGCGCTACCACCCCATAGCCGTCCCGGCTTTGTCAGCGCTCACCGGCAGCAACATACAGGAGCTGATCGACCTGCTCAGGCCGCTACTCCCGCTTGACGAGCCGATCTGGCCGGACGACATCCTGAGCACCGAACCCGAACGGTTCTTTGTCGGCGAAATCATCCGCGAAAAAATCTTTCTGCAGTTCGGCCGTGAAATCCCCTACTCGACCGAAGTGGTTATCGACGAGTTCAAAGAGCAACATGAAAACGACCCGAGTAAAAAGGATCTGATCCGCTGCTCCATTATCGTCGAACGCAACAGCCAGAAGCAGATCATCATCGGTCAGAAAGGTGCGGCCATCAAAAAACTCGGCCAGGCGGCCCGCAAAGAGATCGAAGAGCTGCTCGACCGTCCCGTCTTCCTTGAGATCTTTGTCAAGATCCGTCCCGACTGGCGAAAGAAAAAGAACCTGCTCAAAAGCTACGGCTACTGA
- the rpsA gene encoding 30S ribosomal protein S1, whose amino-acid sequence MSETTTLETPKPKVPGRKKVKIFAHYEPAELEQMESLYTSTLSEISEEEIVKGRIVSISNKDVTIDVGFKSEGIVSLLEFRDEDEIKEGDEVEVYLENLEDKMGQLILSKRKADVLRIWDKIYDSIENDTIINGKIINRVKGGMTVSLSGVEAFLPGSQIDVKPVRDFDALVGKTMDFRVVKINPVTQNIVVSHKVILEEEYAAKREEMLANIKVGMVLEGTVKNITDFGIFVDLGGLDGLVHITDITWGRINHPSEVVELDQPIKVVVVGFDENTKRVSLGMKQLEAHPWENIEIKYPVGIKATGRVVSITDYGAFVEIEKGIEGLVHISEMSWTQHIKHPSQFVSLNQDVEVVILNIDKEHTKLSLSMKRVMEDPWIALSEKYIEGSLHKGTVSNITDFGVFVELEPGVDGLVHISDLSWTKKIRHPSELVKKGQELEVKVLKFDVNARRIALGHKQINNDPWGEFEQKYAVGAECTGAISQIIEKGVIVLLPGEVDGFVPVSHLLQGGVKDIHSSFKVGDELPLRVIEFDKENKRIILSALEYFKDKSKEEIEAYLQAHPNEKKEIDAASAELEPQPKGR is encoded by the coding sequence ATGTCAGAAACAACAACGCTGGAAACGCCGAAGCCGAAAGTGCCGGGCAGAAAAAAAGTCAAGATCTTCGCTCACTACGAACCAGCCGAGCTTGAGCAGATGGAGTCGCTCTACACGAGCACCCTTTCGGAGATCAGTGAAGAGGAAATCGTCAAAGGTAGAATCGTTTCGATTTCCAACAAAGATGTCACCATCGACGTTGGCTTCAAGTCTGAAGGCATCGTTTCGCTTCTCGAGTTCCGTGATGAGGACGAAATCAAGGAAGGTGACGAGGTTGAAGTGTACCTCGAAAACCTCGAAGACAAGATGGGTCAGCTTATCCTTTCCAAAAGGAAAGCCGATGTGCTTCGCATCTGGGACAAGATTTACGATTCAATCGAGAACGATACCATCATCAACGGCAAGATCATCAACCGCGTCAAGGGCGGCATGACGGTCTCTCTGTCGGGTGTCGAGGCCTTCTTGCCCGGTTCGCAGATTGACGTCAAGCCGGTTCGCGACTTCGATGCCCTGGTCGGCAAGACCATGGACTTCAGGGTCGTCAAGATCAACCCGGTCACCCAGAACATCGTCGTCAGCCACAAGGTCATCCTCGAAGAGGAGTATGCGGCCAAGCGTGAGGAGATGCTTGCCAACATCAAGGTCGGCATGGTTCTCGAAGGCACCGTCAAGAACATTACCGACTTCGGTATCTTCGTCGATCTCGGCGGTCTGGACGGTCTTGTTCACATCACCGACATCACCTGGGGCAGGATCAACCATCCTTCCGAGGTGGTCGAGCTCGACCAGCCGATCAAGGTTGTGGTCGTTGGCTTCGACGAGAACACCAAGCGTGTCTCTCTCGGCATGAAGCAGCTCGAAGCCCATCCGTGGGAAAACATCGAAATCAAATATCCGGTTGGCATCAAGGCAACGGGCCGCGTTGTTTCCATCACCGATTACGGCGCTTTTGTCGAGATCGAGAAGGGCATCGAGGGTCTGGTTCACATTTCCGAGATGAGCTGGACGCAGCATATCAAGCACCCGAGCCAGTTCGTGTCGCTCAATCAGGATGTCGAGGTCGTGATCCTCAACATCGACAAGGAGCACACCAAGCTGTCGCTCTCGATGAAGCGCGTCATGGAAGATCCGTGGATCGCTCTGTCCGAAAAATATATCGAGGGTTCGCTGCACAAGGGTACGGTCAGCAACATCACTGATTTCGGTGTGTTCGTTGAGCTGGAGCCCGGTGTCGACGGTCTGGTGCACATCTCCGACCTGTCGTGGACCAAGAAGATCCGCCACCCCAGCGAGCTGGTCAAGAAGGGCCAGGAGCTTGAGGTCAAGGTGCTCAAATTCGACGTCAACGCACGTCGCATCGCTCTCGGCCACAAGCAGATCAACAACGATCCGTGGGGTGAGTTCGAGCAGAAGTATGCCGTCGGCGCTGAATGCACCGGTGCTATTTCGCAGATCATCGAGAAGGGCGTTATCGTGCTTCTCCCCGGCGAAGTCGATGGCTTCGTGCCGGTGTCGCACCTCTTGCAGGGCGGCGTGAAAGACATTCACTCCTCCTTCAAGGTTGGCGATGAACTGCCGCTCCGCGTCATTGAATTCGACAAGGAGAACAAGCGCATCATTCTCTCGGCTCTTGAGTATTTCAAAGACAAGAGCAAAGAGGAGATCGAGGCTTATCTCCAGGCGCATCCGAACGAAAAGAAAGAGATCGACGCTGCCAGCGCCGAGCTGGAGCCGCAGCCGAAAGGCCGCTGA
- the cmk gene encoding (d)CMP kinase, which yields MRRSPIEKKPIIVAIDGPAASGKSTTAKILAGRLGYTYIDTGAMYRSVTLKVIREGLLDEIRKDETRIAELLRTITIGFQGERVLLDGEDVSEAIRENRVSREVSFISSLKPVRDKLRELQQEMGRKRGIVMDGRDIGTVIFPDAELKIFLIADPAERAKRRHAELLLKAGGAAVPSVDELEEEIKQRDRDDEQRTHAPLKRHPDAVLLDTSNMTIDEQVNVVYDLVNKIVEQQSL from the coding sequence ATGAGGAGAAGTCCTATCGAAAAGAAACCGATCATCGTCGCCATAGACGGCCCGGCAGCATCCGGTAAAAGCACGACCGCCAAAATTCTTGCGGGAAGGCTCGGATACACCTACATCGATACCGGAGCCATGTACCGCTCGGTCACCCTCAAGGTGATTCGCGAGGGGTTGCTCGACGAGATTCGGAAAGATGAGACTCGCATTGCCGAACTGCTCCGGACGATCACGATCGGCTTCCAGGGCGAACGGGTTTTGCTTGACGGCGAGGATGTCTCCGAAGCGATCAGGGAGAACCGGGTCAGCCGTGAGGTCAGTTTCATCAGCTCTCTCAAGCCGGTTCGTGACAAACTCCGCGAGCTTCAGCAGGAGATGGGCCGGAAACGCGGCATCGTCATGGACGGACGCGACATTGGCACCGTCATTTTCCCCGACGCTGAGCTGAAAATTTTTCTTATCGCCGATCCGGCGGAGCGCGCCAAACGGCGTCATGCCGAGCTTCTGCTCAAGGCTGGCGGCGCGGCAGTTCCCTCTGTCGATGAGCTTGAAGAAGAGATCAAGCAGCGCGATCGCGATGATGAGCAGCGCACCCACGCGCCGCTCAAACGTCATCCCGATGCGGTTCTGCTCGATACTTCGAACATGACCATCGACGAACAGGTCAACGTCGTGTACGATCTGGTCAATAAAATTGTGGAGCAGCAGAGCCTGTGA
- the ychF gene encoding redox-regulated ATPase YchF, whose amino-acid sequence MSLRCGIVGLPNVGKSTLFNAITAKQAEAANYPFCTIEPNVGTVLVPDKRLGELASVVKTPVIVPAVLEIVDIAGLVKGASKGEGLGNQFLSHIREVDAIIHVVRCFEDSDIVHVEGKIDPVDDIATIETELMLADLDSMEKRMDKLRKNARKEKELLPLVDLAEKIIAGLGDGVPVRRITETDEEREQARQFFLLTSKPILYAANVAENDLPEGNDYSAKVAEIAAANGANMLVISAKAEADIAELPEEERPEFLESLGLEMSGLDRLIREAYDLLGLHNYFTAGVKEVHAWTIRKGAAAPEAAAAIHTDFEKGFIRAEVIAYDDLISLGSEQKAKEAGKMRSEGKEYIVKDGDVIVFRFNV is encoded by the coding sequence ATGTCACTTCGCTGCGGCATTGTCGGTCTGCCCAATGTCGGCAAATCGACGCTGTTCAATGCCATTACGGCCAAACAGGCCGAAGCCGCCAACTACCCATTCTGCACCATCGAACCCAACGTCGGCACCGTGCTGGTACCCGACAAGCGCCTCGGTGAACTGGCCAGCGTCGTCAAGACGCCGGTGATCGTTCCGGCGGTGCTCGAAATCGTCGATATTGCCGGTCTGGTCAAGGGGGCCAGCAAGGGCGAAGGACTCGGCAACCAGTTCCTGTCGCACATCCGCGAAGTCGATGCGATCATCCACGTGGTGCGCTGTTTCGAGGATTCGGACATCGTGCACGTCGAAGGCAAAATCGATCCGGTGGACGACATCGCCACCATCGAAACCGAGCTGATGCTGGCCGATCTGGACAGCATGGAGAAACGCATGGACAAGCTGCGCAAGAACGCCCGCAAGGAGAAAGAGCTGCTGCCGCTGGTCGATCTGGCTGAAAAGATCATCGCCGGACTCGGCGACGGCGTTCCGGTGCGCCGCATCACAGAGACTGACGAGGAGCGCGAGCAGGCCCGCCAGTTTTTCCTTTTGACCTCCAAGCCGATTCTCTATGCGGCAAACGTCGCCGAAAACGACCTGCCGGAGGGCAACGACTATTCAGCGAAGGTGGCCGAAATCGCGGCAGCCAACGGCGCGAACATGCTGGTCATCAGCGCAAAGGCGGAAGCCGACATAGCCGAGCTTCCCGAAGAGGAGCGCCCGGAGTTCCTCGAAAGCCTCGGCCTTGAGATGTCGGGCCTCGACCGCCTCATCCGCGAAGCCTACGACCTGCTTGGCCTGCACAACTACTTCACGGCGGGCGTCAAGGAGGTTCACGCATGGACGATCCGCAAGGGCGCTGCTGCTCCGGAAGCTGCCGCAGCCATCCACACTGATTTCGAGAAGGGCTTCATCAGGGCGGAAGTGATCGCGTACGATGACCTGATTTCTCTCGGCTCTGAGCAGAAGGCAAAAGAGGCCGGCAAAATGCGCTCCGAAGGCAAGGAGTATATCGTGAAAGACGGGGACGTCATCGTCTTCAGGTTCAACGTGTAA
- the murI gene encoding glutamate racemase: MSQHKLSSCSPIGIFDSGIGGLTVLKAVQAALPSERLLYFGDTARVPYGTKSQVTIRKYAREDTELLMKHQPKLIIVACNTVSALALDVVEQTAGDILVIGVLKAGAELAAHRTKSGRIGVIGTQATIGSNAYSCAIREENDALEVTPKACPLFVPLAEEGFIDHPATRLVAEEYLSAFTGKEIDTLVLGCTHYPILRKVIESIAGPQITIIDSAEAVASKAKELLSKHGLLNQSSATTLPHLMVSDLPQKFRELYRLFMGTELPDVELVGM; the protein is encoded by the coding sequence ATGTCGCAGCACAAGCTCTCATCCTGCAGCCCGATCGGCATTTTCGACTCGGGCATCGGCGGCCTGACCGTGCTCAAGGCCGTGCAGGCTGCGCTGCCTTCCGAGCGGCTGCTCTATTTCGGCGACACGGCGCGCGTACCGTATGGCACAAAGTCGCAGGTGACGATCCGCAAGTACGCCCGCGAGGACACCGAGCTCTTGATGAAACACCAGCCGAAGCTCATCATCGTGGCCTGCAACACCGTCTCGGCGCTGGCGCTCGATGTGGTCGAACAGACCGCTGGCGACATTCTGGTCATCGGCGTGCTGAAGGCTGGGGCGGAGCTTGCCGCGCACCGGACGAAATCGGGGCGCATCGGCGTCATCGGTACCCAGGCCACCATCGGCTCGAACGCTTACTCCTGCGCCATCCGCGAGGAGAACGACGCGCTTGAAGTCACTCCGAAAGCTTGTCCTCTGTTCGTGCCGCTCGCCGAAGAGGGCTTCATCGACCACCCCGCCACCCGGCTTGTCGCTGAAGAGTACCTCTCGGCTTTCACCGGCAAAGAGATCGACACGCTCGTGCTTGGCTGCACCCACTACCCGATTCTCCGCAAGGTCATCGAAAGCATCGCCGGGCCACAGATCACCATCATCGACTCCGCCGAAGCGGTCGCCAGCAAAGCAAAAGAGCTCCTCTCGAAGCACGGCCTGCTGAATCAAAGCTCCGCAACAACGCTGCCCCACCTCATGGTCAGCGACCTCCCCCAGAAATTCCGCGAGCTCTACCGCCTCTTCATGGGCACCGAACTCCCCGACGTCGAACTGGTCGGAATGTAG
- a CDS encoding 4-hydroxy-3-methylbut-2-enyl diphosphate reductase, whose amino-acid sequence MKINLDRTSSGFCIGVQGTIHVAEEKLNQSGELYCLGDVVHNEVEVKRLEALGMETIDIPAFEELRDAEVLIRAHGEPPSTYETARRNNLAITDTTCPVVAKLQKTAKMLHQLGYQVIIYGKKIHPEVIGINGQCNDEGVVIKHPDLSDEAEIAPLDLGRKTALISQTTMDVPGFYELKKNLEKLFAEHGHRNPGTKSGEWMAVRDIDITSEKTGGRAMPELVYKDTICRQVSSRNGKLRDFALANDCIVFAAGRKSSNGQVLYSICKDANPHSYFIEDVDEIQPEWFVGENGKPVESVGICGATSTPMWLLEKVANYIGKTFGDDSGNPDA is encoded by the coding sequence GTGAAAATAAATCTTGACAGAACATCATCCGGCTTCTGCATCGGCGTGCAGGGCACGATTCATGTTGCCGAAGAGAAGCTCAACCAGTCGGGCGAGCTGTACTGCCTCGGCGATGTGGTGCACAACGAGGTGGAGGTCAAGCGGCTCGAAGCGCTCGGCATGGAGACCATCGACATTCCGGCGTTTGAAGAACTGCGCGACGCCGAGGTGCTGATCCGCGCCCACGGCGAACCGCCTTCGACCTACGAAACCGCACGCCGCAACAACCTCGCAATCACCGACACGACCTGCCCGGTGGTAGCGAAGTTGCAGAAAACCGCCAAAATGCTGCACCAGCTCGGCTATCAGGTCATCATCTACGGCAAAAAAATTCACCCGGAGGTGATCGGCATCAACGGCCAGTGCAACGACGAAGGCGTCGTCATCAAACACCCCGACCTGTCCGATGAGGCGGAAATCGCGCCGCTCGACCTGGGCCGCAAGACCGCGTTGATCTCCCAGACCACGATGGATGTACCCGGCTTTTACGAGCTGAAGAAAAACCTCGAAAAGCTTTTCGCCGAACACGGTCACCGCAATCCTGGCACGAAGAGCGGCGAGTGGATGGCCGTGCGCGACATCGATATCACCTCCGAAAAAACCGGCGGTCGCGCCATGCCGGAGCTTGTCTATAAGGACACCATCTGCCGGCAGGTTTCGAGCCGCAACGGTAAGCTGCGCGATTTCGCGCTCGCGAACGACTGCATCGTCTTTGCGGCGGGTCGCAAAAGCTCGAACGGACAGGTGCTCTACTCGATCTGCAAAGACGCCAATCCGCACAGCTACTTCATCGAGGATGTCGATGAAATCCAGCCGGAGTGGTTCGTCGGCGAAAACGGCAAGCCGGTCGAGAGCGTGGGCATCTGCGGCGCGACCTCGACCCCCATGTGGCTGCTCGAAAAGGTGGCCAACTACATCGGCAAAACCTTCGGCGATGACTCCGGCAACCCGGACGCATGA
- a CDS encoding FAD-dependent oxidoreductase gives MKPVNLIIDGRSVQAAPGQTILEAARENGIRIPTLCFHKEIEATGSCWICIVELKGKNRFIPSCSTKVSEGMVVETRNAELDAMRRQSLERLLAQHCGDCLAPCELACPAGCDIPGFVSAIAKGNDREALEIIRRTIPLPGILGRVCPAPCEEACRRHGVDEPVSICALKRFAADQEMTEGSELPEREPASGKRVAIVGAGPAGLTAAWFLLLGGHEVTILDANEKAGGMMRYGIPKFRLPEAVIDADVEPLVKMGATFRFSTMFGKDAGLAGLQKEHDAVLLTIGASQASKLGIPGEELDGVQSGIDFLADVADGTATAPGKSVIVIGGGNTAIDAARTALRLGAEAVTILYRRGREEMPANRLEIEEAIAEGVELRLLAAPVAIEKGADGLVVTAVEMQLGEPDASGRRRPVPVAGSEFTLQADTVISATGQQVDLPTEAASGIGTERNGTIKVNGGSMLTEAAGVFAAGDCVSGPDLAIEAVRQGRLAAEAIDRFLNGGDPAATGTAMFNSTYGARDKAPHQFYDRARPAARIAVPELEAESRRRSFEEAVTGYDPEQAREEAKRCLRCRCQAVDDCRLRNLATAFGVTTPVVEETHEYFSIDRSGNIRFEREKCVDCGVCIRTMESISGDVATIQEELVEHCPTGAISGRGRSR, from the coding sequence ATGAAACCTGTCAACCTCATTATCGATGGCCGCAGCGTGCAGGCGGCTCCGGGACAGACCATCCTCGAAGCGGCTCGCGAAAACGGCATCCGCATCCCGACGCTCTGCTTCCACAAAGAGATCGAAGCGACCGGCTCGTGCTGGATCTGCATCGTGGAACTGAAAGGCAAGAACCGCTTCATCCCGTCGTGCAGCACGAAGGTAAGCGAAGGGATGGTGGTCGAAACGCGCAACGCCGAGCTTGACGCGATGCGCCGCCAGAGCCTCGAACGGCTGCTGGCCCAGCACTGCGGCGACTGTCTCGCGCCGTGCGAACTCGCCTGCCCGGCAGGTTGCGACATTCCCGGATTCGTCTCGGCCATCGCCAAAGGCAACGACCGCGAAGCGCTCGAAATCATTCGCCGCACGATCCCGCTGCCTGGCATTCTCGGGCGCGTCTGCCCCGCCCCGTGCGAAGAGGCGTGCCGCCGCCACGGCGTTGACGAGCCGGTCTCGATCTGCGCCCTCAAACGCTTCGCCGCCGACCAGGAGATGACGGAAGGCTCGGAACTGCCGGAGCGCGAACCGGCCTCCGGCAAGCGCGTGGCCATCGTCGGCGCGGGTCCAGCGGGCCTGACCGCCGCGTGGTTCCTGCTGCTCGGCGGGCATGAGGTGACGATTTTGGATGCGAACGAAAAAGCGGGTGGCATGATGCGCTACGGCATCCCGAAATTCCGCCTGCCCGAAGCGGTGATCGACGCCGATGTCGAGCCGCTCGTGAAGATGGGAGCGACCTTCCGCTTCTCGACCATGTTCGGCAAGGACGCTGGACTGGCCGGATTGCAGAAAGAGCATGACGCCGTACTGCTCACCATCGGCGCAAGCCAGGCCTCGAAGCTCGGCATTCCGGGCGAAGAGCTTGACGGCGTGCAGAGCGGCATCGATTTCCTCGCCGACGTTGCGGACGGAACCGCCACCGCGCCCGGCAAGTCGGTGATCGTCATCGGCGGCGGCAACACGGCCATCGACGCGGCACGCACCGCCCTGCGCCTCGGCGCGGAAGCGGTGACGATTCTCTACCGTCGCGGACGCGAGGAGATGCCCGCCAACCGTCTTGAAATCGAGGAAGCGATTGCCGAAGGAGTCGAGCTTCGCCTGCTCGCCGCGCCGGTCGCGATTGAAAAAGGAGCAGATGGACTCGTCGTCACGGCGGTCGAAATGCAACTCGGCGAGCCGGACGCAAGTGGCCGCCGCCGTCCGGTTCCGGTCGCGGGGTCGGAGTTCACGCTCCAGGCCGACACGGTCATCTCAGCCACCGGCCAGCAGGTTGACCTTCCGACAGAAGCCGCATCGGGCATCGGCACCGAGCGCAACGGCACGATCAAAGTCAATGGTGGATCGATGCTTACCGAAGCAGCGGGTGTCTTCGCGGCGGGCGACTGCGTCAGCGGCCCCGATCTGGCTATCGAAGCCGTCCGGCAGGGCCGACTGGCCGCAGAGGCGATCGACCGCTTCCTGAACGGCGGCGATCCGGCAGCGACAGGAACGGCAATGTTCAACTCAACCTACGGAGCGCGAGACAAGGCCCCGCACCAGTTCTACGACCGGGCGAGACCTGCGGCGCGTATTGCCGTGCCGGAGCTGGAGGCGGAGTCGAGACGCCGGAGCTTCGAGGAGGCGGTAACAGGATACGACCCGGAACAGGCGCGAGAGGAGGCCAAACGCTGCCTGCGCTGTCGCTGTCAGGCGGTTGACGATTGCCGCCTGCGCAATCTGGCCACGGCATTCGGCGTGACCACTCCGGTAGTCGAAGAGACCCACGAGTACTTCAGCATCGACAGGTCGGGCAACATACGGTTCGAGCGGGAAAAGTGCGTTGATTGCGGCGTCTGCATCCGCACGATGGAGTCGATTTCAGGAGACGTGGCAACCATTCAGGAAGAGCTGGTCGAGCACTGCCCGACCGGAGCCATCAGCGGGCGCGGACGCTCACGCTGA
- the lpxB gene encoding lipid-A-disaccharide synthase, with protein MMQFQQPTCGKTLFVLAGEVSGDLHAAGPVRMLLEQAPDTKVFGVGGRKLAELGAELLYTTDEMSIMGFVEVLKQAPFLRKVIRELKAAIVREKPDAALLVDYPGMNLHLAAFLKKQGIPVIYYISPQVWAWKERRVEKIRAYVDRLLVIFNFEVEFFRRHGIEAEFVGNPVVEELAEMEFPPKPQFLEKMGIDPDARIIGLLPGSRRQEIEKIFPEMLGAAKLIQEKAKTVFLLGKSSHIDPALYERHIRDAGVEPFDCTSYEVMQYSDLELVTSGTATLESLCFAVPMVVLYKTSPLNYFIGKRLVKLNNIALANIVSCGLLSEKQAVPELIQHEANAENISRKALDILCNEPVASAMRRELQEARARLSSDSPSRHVAAVLLEYL; from the coding sequence ATGATGCAATTTCAGCAGCCGACGTGCGGCAAGACCCTGTTCGTTCTTGCCGGAGAGGTTTCCGGCGATCTGCACGCTGCCGGGCCTGTCCGAATGCTGCTCGAGCAGGCTCCCGATACGAAGGTTTTCGGGGTGGGTGGTCGCAAGCTTGCCGAGCTTGGCGCTGAGCTGCTCTACACCACCGACGAGATGAGCATCATGGGCTTCGTGGAGGTGCTCAAACAGGCGCCATTTCTGCGCAAGGTTATCCGTGAGCTCAAAGCGGCGATCGTGCGCGAAAAGCCCGATGCGGCTTTGCTGGTGGACTATCCCGGTATGAACCTGCACCTGGCAGCCTTTTTGAAAAAGCAGGGTATTCCTGTGATTTACTACATCTCCCCGCAGGTTTGGGCGTGGAAAGAGCGGCGGGTTGAAAAGATTCGCGCGTACGTCGATAGGCTGCTGGTAATTTTCAACTTTGAGGTGGAGTTCTTCCGCCGCCATGGCATCGAGGCGGAGTTCGTCGGCAATCCGGTGGTCGAGGAGCTGGCTGAGATGGAGTTTCCGCCAAAGCCGCAGTTTCTGGAAAAGATGGGCATCGATCCCGACGCCCGCATCATCGGGCTGCTGCCGGGCAGCCGCCGTCAGGAGATCGAGAAGATTTTTCCGGAGATGCTCGGTGCGGCGAAGCTGATTCAGGAAAAGGCCAAGACCGTGTTTCTGCTCGGCAAGTCGTCGCATATCGATCCTGCTCTCTACGAACGGCACATCCGCGATGCAGGCGTCGAACCGTTCGACTGCACATCGTACGAGGTGATGCAGTACAGCGATCTGGAGCTGGTGACCTCCGGTACGGCAACGCTTGAATCGCTCTGCTTTGCGGTGCCGATGGTGGTGCTCTACAAGACCTCTCCGCTGAACTACTTTATCGGCAAGCGGCTGGTCAAGCTTAACAATATCGCGCTGGCCAATATCGTTTCGTGCGGATTGCTGTCGGAAAAGCAGGCGGTGCCGGAGCTGATTCAGCACGAGGCAAACGCTGAAAATATCAGCCGAAAGGCTCTTGATATTCTCTGCAACGAACCGGTTGCCTCGGCGATGAGGCGCGAGCTTCAGGAGGCACGTGCGCGGCTCTCTTCGGATTCACCCTCACGTCATGTGGCCGCCGTACTGCTTGAATATCTTTGA
- a CDS encoding phosphoglucomutase/phosphomannomutase family protein — MQVKFGTDGWRAIIAKEYTYDNLKLAALASGAYFLSHPDKSNGVCVGYDTRFMSKEFAQYTAEVLSSMGLKVFLADSFVSTPAVSLYTRDKRLAGGVMITASHNPPQYNGFKIKASFGGPANPEVIDQIEQNLLTVDPQADVTPAPNLIAMTDIKSYYVSYLKSKLDLKIIRNSGLKIAHNGMFGAGQDMITRLLDESMVNCYHCSINPGFNGINPEPIPKYIGDFVEFFKEVETDVAIVNDGDADRVGMLDEKGEFVDSHKLFAIILKYLVEQKGQRGEVAKTFALTDVIDKLCQKHDLKMHLLPVGFKHVSRLMTTNDILIGGEESGGIGITSFLPERDGVYIGLLILEIMALRQKTLTGLVEELYDEFGFFSYNRLDLHVAEEKKNAIISAATGGKLKSIAGYAVTGFNDLDGYKYHFEGGWLLIRPSGTEPILRIYCEADSTEKVEKVLAFASKLS, encoded by the coding sequence ATGCAAGTCAAATTCGGAACCGACGGTTGGCGGGCAATTATAGCCAAAGAATACACTTACGACAATCTCAAACTGGCGGCCCTCGCTTCCGGCGCCTACTTCCTCTCGCACCCAGACAAGTCAAATGGCGTTTGCGTCGGGTACGATACCCGCTTCATGTCGAAAGAGTTTGCACAATACACTGCCGAAGTGCTCTCGTCGATGGGCCTGAAGGTCTTTCTGGCCGACAGCTTCGTTTCAACTCCAGCCGTGTCGCTCTACACGAGGGACAAGCGACTTGCCGGCGGCGTCATGATCACCGCATCGCACAACCCGCCACAATACAACGGCTTCAAGATCAAGGCATCGTTCGGCGGTCCGGCCAATCCGGAGGTTATCGACCAGATCGAACAGAACCTGCTCACGGTTGACCCGCAGGCGGATGTAACCCCTGCACCGAATCTGATCGCCATGACTGACATCAAGTCGTACTACGTCAGCTATCTCAAATCGAAACTCGACCTGAAAATCATCCGGAACTCAGGCCTTAAAATCGCCCATAACGGCATGTTTGGCGCCGGTCAGGATATGATCACCCGGCTGCTCGACGAGTCGATGGTCAACTGTTACCACTGTTCGATCAACCCCGGCTTCAACGGCATCAATCCCGAGCCGATTCCGAAGTACATCGGTGACTTCGTGGAGTTTTTCAAGGAGGTCGAAACCGACGTAGCCATCGTCAATGACGGCGATGCCGACCGCGTGGGCATGCTCGATGAGAAGGGCGAATTCGTCGATTCTCACAAACTATTCGCCATCATCCTGAAATATCTGGTCGAGCAAAAGGGCCAGCGCGGTGAGGTGGCCAAAACCTTCGCCCTGACCGATGTTATCGACAAACTCTGCCAGAAGCACGACCTGAAGATGCACCTGCTGCCGGTCGGCTTCAAGCATGTCAGCCGCCTCATGACCACCAACGACATCCTTATCGGCGGCGAAGAGTCGGGCGGCATTGGCATCACCTCCTTCCTGCCCGAGCGCGACGGCGTATACATCGGCCTATTGATTCTCGAAATCATGGCGCTCCGCCAGAAAACACTCACCGGCCTGGTCGAAGAGCTGTATGATGAATTCGGATTTTTCAGCTACAACCGTCTGGACCTGCATGTGGCTGAAGAGAAGAAAAACGCCATCATCTCCGCAGCAACTGGAGGCAAACTGAAAAGCATCGCTGGATACGCGGTAACGGGCTTCAATGATCTGGACGGCTACAAATACCATTTCGAAGGCGGATGGCTGCTGATCAGACCGTCGGGCACCGAACCGATCCTCAGAATCTATTGTGAAGCCGACTCCACCGAAAAAGTGGAAAAAGTGCTCGCGTTCGCATCAAAACTCTCTTAA